The following are from one region of the Vibrio parahaemolyticus genome:
- a CDS encoding acetyl-CoA acetyltransferase, producing the protein MSNAYLCDFVRTPIGRYAGALSSIRADDLAAITLKALTERHPTLDWRRVDDVILGCANQAGEDNRNIARMSLLLARLDTQVPGSTVNLLCASGMEALSNATMPYGSSELFHSSLQEKGQPSGRMVTLGT; encoded by the coding sequence ATGTCTAACGCGTACCTGTGTGATTTCGTCAGAACCCCGATTGGCCGCTACGCCGGTGCATTGTCGTCGATCCGCGCGGACGATCTGGCCGCCATCACGTTAAAAGCACTCACAGAACGTCACCCAACGCTCGACTGGCGTCGCGTCGACGATGTGATTTTGGGGTGTGCGAACCAAGCGGGTGAAGACAACCGCAACATCGCCCGAATGAGTTTGCTGCTGGCCAGACTGGACACCCAAGTGCCGGGGTCCACTGTCAACCTACTGTGTGCGTCTGGGATGGAAGCTTTGTCTAACGCCACGATGCCATACGGTTCAAGCGAGCTGTTCCACTCATCCCTCCAAGAGAAGGGGCAGCCTTCTGGGAGAATGGTCACCCTAGGAACTTAG
- a CDS encoding HlyD family type I secretion periplasmic adaptor subunit, which produces MKTWFMGLYAFLLRYKIVWSETWKIRHQLDAPVREKDENEFLPAHLELIETPVSKKPRLIAYFIMAFLLIAIVLSIVGKVEIVATANGKLTSSGRSKEIKPIENSIVKEILVKEGEYVKKGQILLQLTALGAESDTLKSQSSLLQSKLEQVRYQTLKKSIELNRISDLILPDDFYFNDISEDEKLRLISLISEQFSTWQNQKYQKKLSLDKKKSERLTILSRINRYEHLSRVEKSRLDDFKNLLRKQAIAKHVVIEQENKYLEAENELHVYKSQLEQIESEILSAKEEYHLVTKLFKNEILDKIRQTTDSIKLLTLEVEKNKERQQASIIRAPVSGKVQQLKVHTEGGVVTTAETLMVVVPNNDLLEVTASVQNKDIGFIQIGQSVIIKVESFPYTRYGYLTGKVKNINLDAIEDPKFGLVFNVIVSLEDNYLSTKHNKLPLSSGMSVTAEINTGMRSIISYLLSPLEESVTESLHER; this is translated from the coding sequence ATGAAAACATGGTTTATGGGATTATATGCGTTTTTATTGCGTTATAAAATCGTTTGGAGTGAAACGTGGAAAATTAGGCATCAATTAGATGCTCCCGTTCGAGAAAAGGATGAAAACGAATTTTTGCCTGCCCATCTAGAGTTAATTGAAACACCAGTGTCTAAGAAGCCACGTTTAATTGCATATTTTATTATGGCTTTTTTACTTATTGCTATTGTTTTATCTATTGTAGGCAAGGTTGAAATTGTTGCTACTGCAAATGGAAAACTAACATCAAGTGGGCGCAGTAAAGAAATTAAACCTATTGAAAACTCGATAGTTAAAGAAATTCTGGTAAAAGAGGGAGAATATGTTAAAAAAGGGCAAATATTATTGCAACTTACAGCATTAGGCGCAGAATCTGATACTTTAAAGTCACAATCATCACTGTTACAGTCAAAGTTGGAACAGGTGCGTTATCAGACGCTGAAAAAATCCATTGAATTAAATAGAATTTCTGATTTAATCTTACCAGATGACTTTTATTTTAATGACATTTCTGAAGACGAAAAGCTTCGTTTGATATCTTTGATTAGTGAACAGTTTTCTACTTGGCAAAATCAAAAATATCAAAAAAAATTAAGCTTAGATAAGAAAAAGTCAGAGAGATTAACAATACTTTCACGTATAAATCGTTATGAGCATTTATCACGTGTTGAAAAAAGTCGTTTAGATGATTTTAAAAATTTATTGCGAAAGCAAGCAATTGCAAAACATGTGGTCATTGAACAAGAGAATAAATATCTCGAGGCGGAAAACGAACTGCATGTTTATAAATCACAGTTAGAGCAAATTGAAAGTGAAATATTATCAGCTAAAGAGGAGTATCATCTTGTTACCAAGTTGTTTAAAAATGAAATTTTAGATAAAATACGACAAACAACAGATAGCATTAAGTTATTAACACTGGAAGTGGAAAAAAATAAAGAGCGCCAACAGGCTTCGATAATCAGGGCTCCTGTGTCAGGAAAAGTTCAGCAATTAAAAGTTCATACTGAAGGCGGTGTTGTTACAACAGCCGAAACATTAATGGTAGTAGTACCAAATAATGATTTACTAGAAGTTACCGCATCAGTACAAAATAAAGACATTGGGTTTATTCAAATTGGACAGAGCGTCATTATTAAAGTAGAGTCATTTCCTTATACGCGATATGGTTACTTGACTGGTAAGGTGAAAAATATAAACTTGGATGCTATAGAAGACCCCAAATTTGGACTTGTTTTTAATGTCATTGTTTCTCTTGAAGATAATTATTTATCAACTAAACATAACAAACTTCCATTGAGCTCTGGTATGTCTGTAACCGCTGAGATAAATACAGGAATGCGAAGCATAATAAGTTATCTTCTTAGTCCTTTGGAAGAATCAGTAACCGAAAGTTTACATGAGCGTTAG
- a CDS encoding type I secretion system permease/ATPase yields the protein MDIHHHNDYGLYALEILAQYHNVSINPEEIKHKFDINGTGLDLTSWLLAAKSLELKVKPVKKTVDRLNFIYLPALVWREDGHHFILTKVSKESNKYLIYDLEQRNPRVLEQSEFEELYQGNIILITSRTSIIGNLAKFDFTWFIPAIIKYRKIFIETLVVSIFLQLFALITPLFFQVVMDKVLVHRGFSTLNIITVALSVVVLFEIILSGLRTYIFAHSTSRIDVELGAKLFRHLLELPISYFESRRVGDTVARVRELDQIRNFLTGQALTSVLDLLFSFIFFAIMWYYSPKLTLVILCSLPCYATWSIFISPILRRRLDEKFSRNADNQSFLVESVTAINTIKAMAVSPQMTNIWDKQLAGYVAAGFKVTVLSTIGQQGIQLIQKTVMIINLWLGAHLVISGELSIGQLIAFNMLAGQIVSPVIRLAQLWQDFQQVGISVTRLGDVLNSPTESYKGKLTLPEIKGDITFRNIRFRYTPDSPVILSDINLNIKKGEVIGIVGRSGSGKSTLTKLVQRFYIPENGQVLIDGHDLALADPNWLRRQVGVVLQDNVLLNRSIFDNITLSNPGMSIEKVICAAKLAGAHDFISELREGYNTIVGEQGAGLSGGQRQRIAIARALVNNPKILIFDEATSALDYESEHIIMRNMHKICQGRTVIIIAHRLSTVKNSDRIIVMEKGNIVEQGKHKELLSNPDSLYSYLYQLQSD from the coding sequence ATGGATATTCATCATCACAATGATTATGGGTTATATGCGCTGGAGATATTAGCCCAATATCATAATGTTTCTATTAATCCTGAAGAAATTAAACATAAGTTTGATATTAATGGTACTGGGCTAGATTTAACGTCATGGTTACTTGCGGCAAAATCTTTAGAACTAAAAGTAAAACCTGTAAAAAAAACAGTTGATCGACTAAATTTCATTTATCTTCCCGCATTAGTTTGGAGAGAAGATGGACATCATTTTATTCTAACTAAAGTAAGTAAAGAATCAAATAAGTATCTTATTTATGACTTAGAACAGCGAAATCCTCGTGTTCTTGAACAATCTGAGTTCGAAGAATTATATCAGGGAAATATTATCCTCATTACCTCTCGAACTTCAATTATTGGTAACTTAGCAAAGTTTGATTTTACTTGGTTTATTCCTGCTATTATTAAATATAGGAAAATATTTATTGAAACTCTGGTCGTTTCTATATTTTTACAATTGTTTGCTTTAATTACACCACTTTTTTTTCAAGTGGTTATGGACAAGGTTCTAGTACACAGAGGATTTTCAACTCTCAACATTATCACTGTTGCTTTATCTGTAGTAGTATTATTTGAAATTATACTAAGTGGTTTAAGAACTTATATTTTTGCACATAGTACCAGTCGCATTGATGTTGAGCTTGGCGCAAAGCTTTTTCGTCATCTATTAGAATTGCCTATTTCATATTTTGAAAGTCGTCGTGTTGGTGATACTGTCGCTCGAGTCAGAGAGCTAGATCAGATTCGTAATTTCCTGACAGGGCAGGCATTAACTTCAGTTTTAGATTTATTATTTTCGTTTATTTTTTTTGCTATAATGTGGTATTACAGCCCAAAGCTTACCTTAGTCATTTTATGTTCATTACCCTGTTATGCCACATGGTCTATTTTTATTAGTCCCATTTTACGCCGACGTTTAGATGAGAAGTTTTCTAGAAATGCAGACAATCAATCCTTTTTGGTGGAGTCCGTAACAGCGATTAATACTATTAAAGCAATGGCTGTTTCACCTCAAATGACAAACATATGGGATAAACAATTAGCCGGTTATGTCGCTGCGGGATTTAAAGTGACAGTATTATCCACTATAGGCCAGCAAGGTATACAGTTAATACAAAAAACCGTGATGATCATTAACCTTTGGTTGGGGGCTCATCTAGTTATTTCCGGGGAGCTAAGTATTGGTCAATTAATTGCGTTCAATATGCTTGCCGGGCAAATTGTCTCACCGGTTATTCGCCTCGCTCAACTTTGGCAAGATTTTCAACAAGTAGGTATATCTGTCACTCGCCTTGGAGATGTTCTTAATTCTCCTACTGAAAGCTATAAAGGGAAGTTGACATTACCAGAAATTAAAGGAGATATTACATTTAGAAATATTAGATTTCGTTATACACCCGACTCTCCTGTAATTTTAAGTGATATAAATCTAAATATAAAAAAAGGCGAGGTCATTGGTATTGTTGGACGCTCTGGTTCAGGAAAAAGTACATTAACTAAATTAGTCCAACGTTTTTACATTCCTGAAAATGGTCAGGTATTAATTGATGGTCATGATCTTGCCTTGGCTGACCCTAATTGGTTACGTCGTCAGGTAGGGGTTGTACTTCAGGATAACGTACTTCTTAATCGCAGTATTTTTGATAATATAACGCTTTCTAACCCAGGTATGTCTATAGAAAAAGTGATTTGTGCTGCTAAATTGGCTGGTGCTCATGATTTTATTTCTGAATTGCGAGAAGGATATAACACGATCGTAGGGGAACAAGGCGCAGGGTTATCTGGTGGTCAACGGCAACGAATTGCAATTGCAAGAGCGTTAGTTAACAACCCAAAAATATTAATATTCGATGAGGCAACTAGTGCTTTGGATTATGAATCTGAGCATATTATTATGCGCAATATGCATAAAATCTGTCAGGGTAGAACAGTTATTATTATCGCGCATCGTCTATCTACAGTAAAAAATTCAGACCGTATAATTGTGATGGAAAAAGGAAATATTGTTGAACAAGGAAAACATAAAGAACTTCTATCGAACCCAGACAGCTTATATAGCTACTTATATCAATTACAGTCAGATTAA